In the Thermosipho japonicus genome, one interval contains:
- a CDS encoding DUF721 domain-containing protein — protein sequence MQRLGEVLRELAKKNLFIKNLYVSTLSREYFEDVIGKPFNEHCKVIMFKDGIIYIECDDQLFVTELNFFREKIREKLNDRLGIYVIRKVVIRKKRRAINGL from the coding sequence ATGCAAAGATTGGGTGAAGTTTTACGGGAGCTTGCAAAGAAGAATTTGTTTATAAAAAATCTTTATGTTTCAACACTTTCAAGAGAGTATTTTGAAGATGTTATTGGAAAGCCTTTTAATGAGCATTGTAAAGTGATTATGTTTAAAGATGGGATTATTTATATTGAATGTGATGATCAACTTTTTGTAACTGAACTTAATTTTTTTAGGGAAAAAATTCGTGAAAAGTTGAATGATAGATTGGGGATATATGTTATAAGGAAAGTAGTAATAAGAAAGAAGAGGAGGGCAATAAATGGACTATAG
- a CDS encoding CBS domain-containing protein, protein MKVKDFYIRDITAVLEDESVSRVLKILSRQQVTGVPVINEDYKVVGFISENDIIRAALPSYFSLLQTASFIPDLNQFVRNLKKISNRAVSEIMTKPAITIKESTPLLHAADLMIRHSLKILPVVDEDDKLLGVITRMKILEAVSRED, encoded by the coding sequence ATGAAAGTTAAAGATTTTTATATAAGAGATATAACCGCTGTTTTAGAAGATGAAAGTGTTTCGAGGGTGCTGAAAATTCTTTCTAGACAACAAGTTACTGGAGTTCCAGTTATAAATGAAGATTACAAGGTGGTTGGATTTATAAGTGAAAATGATATAATTCGTGCAGCACTTCCAAGTTATTTTTCGCTTTTACAAACAGCTTCATTTATTCCTGATTTAAATCAGTTTGTTAGAAATCTGAAGAAAATTTCTAATAGAGCTGTTTCTGAGATCATGACGAAACCTGCTATTACTATAAAAGAATCGACACCACTTTTACATGCTGCTGATTTGATGATAAGACATAGCTTAAAAATTTTACCTGTGGTGGACGAAGATGATAAATTGCTTGGTGTAATAACAAGGATGAAGATTTTGGAAGCGGTTAGCAGGGAGGACTAA
- a CDS encoding 1-phosphofructokinase family hexose kinase: MAVLSVCMNPALDREFYINDFKIDKLHRLSFEMSKMSPGGKAINVAIDLSSYGVKTIVTGFIGGYIGNIVLTELRKVSDLITTNFVHIDGETRENIAIIDETTHTFTEINSAGPRVPIEDIDHFLRRFSLIVSSADAVVISGSLPQGVPNQIYGDLTKIALKHGKKVFWETKDEIIQESLKISAPCILRPDFRKDKVLFGKELVTQEDYIDAGKELIKYGIKMVVLSYKIDYDIVVTQDGVWFLKPLVDVEHSHLLGTGDTYMAAMVYKCFKSDNLVDIAKYGYAAALAKTWYRAKVPPKLEDIEEAFEKFKIERVE; the protein is encoded by the coding sequence TTGGCTGTTTTATCAGTTTGTATGAATCCTGCATTAGACAGGGAGTTTTATATTAATGATTTTAAGATCGATAAATTGCATAGACTCTCTTTTGAAATGTCCAAAATGAGTCCTGGTGGAAAGGCAATTAATGTCGCTATAGATTTGTCATCTTACGGTGTTAAAACGATAGTTACGGGTTTTATTGGAGGTTATATTGGAAATATAGTACTTACTGAACTTAGAAAAGTTTCAGATTTGATAACTACAAATTTTGTCCATATAGATGGTGAAACAAGGGAAAATATTGCTATTATAGATGAAACAACTCACACTTTTACGGAGATAAATTCTGCAGGGCCCAGGGTTCCAATAGAGGACATTGACCATTTTTTAAGAAGATTTTCTCTAATAGTTTCTAGTGCTGATGCAGTTGTTATCTCTGGAAGTCTTCCTCAAGGTGTTCCAAACCAAATATATGGTGATTTAACAAAGATCGCCCTTAAACATGGAAAAAAGGTTTTCTGGGAGACAAAAGATGAAATAATCCAAGAATCTTTGAAGATTTCTGCACCTTGTATTTTAAGGCCTGATTTTAGAAAAGATAAGGTTTTGTTTGGAAAAGAATTGGTAACTCAGGAAGATTACATTGATGCAGGAAAAGAGCTTATAAAGTATGGAATAAAAATGGTAGTCCTCTCGTATAAAATAGATTACGATATAGTGGTTACTCAAGATGGTGTGTGGTTTTTAAAGCCTCTTGTTGATGTAGAGCATTCACACCTTTTGGGAACAGGGGACACGTACATGGCGGCTATGGTGTATAAATGTTTTAAATCTGATAATTTAGTTGATATAGCAAAGTATGGTTATGCTGCAGCACTTGCAAAGACGTGGTATAGAGCAAAGGTTCCACCTAAACTTGAAGACATAGAAGAAGCCTTTGAAAAATTTAAGATTGAGAGGGTGGAGTAA
- the gyrB gene encoding DNA topoisomerase (ATP-hydrolyzing) subunit B, protein MDYSAQNIKVLKGLEPVRQRPGMYIGSTGKAGLHHLVYEIVDNSIDESLQGYCDTIKVTIFKDGSVEVEDNGRGIPVDIHPETGKSALEVVMTTLHAGGKFSKDSYKVSGGLHGVGASVVNALSQWLEVEVHRDGKVYYQRYERGTPTCEVKIIGETEKRGTIVRFKPDPLVFSTTDFDTDTILMRLRELAFLNPNITIHFKDERNNTERTFHYTGGIKEFVSHLSKGSKSLHEPVYINGEYEKVKVEVSFQYTDSDFEKIYSFVNNIRTVDGGTHVTGFKSAFTRVVNELGKKTGQLKKDSLRGDDIREGMVAVISVLMSSTPEFEGQTKSKLGNEEVQEAVAKVVREKLLEFFETNENTLKIIIQKALEAKKAREAAKHAREMVKRKSAFGSSSLPGKLADCITKKLEESELFIVEGDSAGGSAKQARDRNFQAILPLRGKILNVEKSSWLKLLKNEQVRDIITALGVGIGDDFDIKKLRYGKIIIMTDADVDGAHIRTLLLTLFYRYMKELIDEGRIYIAQPPLYKLTVGKNHYYFYSDEELEDFRKTLGDKKYEIQRYKGLGEMNPEQLWETTMDPNTRKLLKVSIEDAETADELFEMLMGSDTESRKEFIFRHALSVKEIDV, encoded by the coding sequence ATGGACTATAGTGCACAGAATATAAAGGTATTAAAGGGACTTGAACCGGTAAGACAAAGACCTGGAATGTACATAGGTTCTACTGGAAAGGCAGGTCTGCACCATCTTGTATATGAAATTGTTGATAATAGTATAGATGAATCACTGCAGGGATATTGCGATACTATAAAGGTTACAATTTTCAAGGATGGAAGTGTTGAGGTAGAAGATAACGGTAGAGGTATTCCAGTTGATATTCATCCTGAAACAGGAAAGAGCGCACTTGAAGTTGTTATGACTACCCTGCACGCTGGTGGAAAATTTTCGAAGGATTCATACAAGGTAAGTGGTGGTCTTCATGGCGTTGGTGCATCGGTTGTTAATGCACTTTCTCAGTGGCTTGAAGTGGAAGTACACAGGGATGGAAAGGTATACTATCAAAGGTATGAAAGAGGAACACCAACCTGTGAGGTAAAGATAATAGGTGAGACTGAAAAACGTGGAACAATAGTTAGATTTAAACCTGATCCACTAGTTTTTTCAACGACGGATTTTGATACGGATACAATTTTAATGAGACTTAGAGAGCTTGCATTTTTGAATCCAAATATTACTATTCATTTTAAAGACGAAAGAAACAATACAGAAAGAACGTTTCATTATACAGGCGGTATTAAAGAATTTGTCTCACATTTGAGCAAGGGAAGCAAATCCTTGCATGAACCAGTATATATTAACGGAGAATACGAAAAGGTTAAAGTTGAAGTTTCTTTCCAGTATACAGATTCAGATTTTGAAAAGATTTATTCATTTGTAAATAATATAAGGACTGTTGATGGAGGAACACATGTTACTGGTTTTAAATCTGCCTTTACAAGAGTCGTTAATGAATTAGGTAAAAAAACAGGACAGTTAAAGAAAGATTCATTACGTGGAGATGATATAAGAGAAGGAATGGTTGCTGTTATAAGTGTTTTAATGAGCAGCACTCCAGAGTTTGAAGGACAGACAAAATCAAAGTTGGGTAACGAAGAAGTCCAAGAAGCTGTAGCAAAAGTAGTGAGAGAAAAGCTTCTTGAATTTTTTGAGACGAATGAAAATACGCTTAAGATAATTATACAAAAAGCACTGGAAGCAAAGAAAGCAAGAGAAGCCGCAAAACATGCTCGTGAAATGGTGAAGAGAAAGAGTGCTTTTGGAAGCTCTTCGCTCCCTGGAAAGCTTGCAGATTGTATTACTAAAAAGCTTGAAGAATCTGAACTTTTTATAGTCGAGGGTGATTCTGCAGGTGGTTCAGCAAAACAGGCAAGAGATAGAAATTTCCAGGCAATTTTACCACTTCGCGGAAAGATTTTGAATGTGGAAAAGAGTAGTTGGCTTAAGCTTTTAAAGAATGAGCAGGTAAGGGATATTATAACCGCATTGGGTGTTGGTATTGGTGACGATTTTGATATTAAAAAGTTAAGGTATGGGAAGATAATAATAATGACCGATGCTGATGTTGATGGTGCACACATTAGAACGCTTCTTTTGACACTTTTTTACAGGTACATGAAAGAATTAATCGATGAGGGAAGAATATATATAGCACAGCCCCCTCTTTACAAATTAACTGTTGGAAAGAATCATTATTATTTCTACAGCGACGAGGAATTGGAAGATTTTAGAAAGACATTAGGAGATAAAAAATATGAAATACAGCGTTACAAAGGTCTTGGTGAAATGAATCCAGAGCAACTTTGGGAGACTACTATGGATCCAAACACAAGAAAATTGTTAAAAGTTTCAATTGAAGATGCGGAAACCGCAGATGAGTTGTTTGAAATGCTTATGGGTAGCGATACTGAGAGCAGAAAGGAATTTATATTCAGACACGCACTTTCTGTAAAGGAGATAGATGTATAA
- a CDS encoding flagellar basal body P-ring protein FlgI, producing MKKKIIIALLVVAVFSLSAVVRIKDIAKFRGARDNQLFGVGIVVGLNGTGDGGTLNSPLLANMFKNFGIPISEEDIKSNNTALVMVVADIPPFYKEGMRLDVIVASLGSAKSLENGVLLQTPLYGADGNIYAVAQGPVSVGGSEVKSSVNLQSRFKVTGYIPNGALIEKEIPANIVSDNSVTILLQNPDITTSARVATAINEKFSVKLAKAVDPASVRVQIPDAFSDDIITFLSIIEELEVIPDQAAKVVINERTGTVIFGGNIKISDFTLSYGNFVVSIKNGEIDGQEATISNLISALKALGATPQDIIGIIEELHKAGAIYAEVKVM from the coding sequence ATGAAGAAGAAAATAATCATTGCCTTGTTAGTTGTAGCAGTATTTTCACTTTCAGCGGTTGTTAGGATAAAGGATATTGCAAAGTTTAGAGGTGCACGTGATAACCAACTATTCGGTGTTGGAATAGTTGTTGGATTAAATGGAACTGGAGATGGAGGAACGCTAAATTCTCCACTTCTTGCAAATATGTTTAAAAATTTTGGGATACCTATCTCTGAGGAAGATATAAAGTCAAATAATACGGCTCTTGTTATGGTTGTTGCTGATATTCCACCTTTTTACAAAGAAGGAATGAGGCTTGATGTTATAGTTGCATCGCTTGGTAGTGCAAAGAGTCTTGAAAACGGCGTGCTTCTTCAAACACCACTTTATGGTGCAGATGGCAATATATATGCAGTAGCACAGGGACCCGTTTCAGTCGGTGGCTCTGAAGTAAAGTCTTCAGTTAATCTCCAAAGCAGATTCAAGGTTACAGGTTACATTCCAAACGGTGCACTTATAGAAAAAGAAATTCCAGCAAATATTGTTTCAGATAACAGTGTAACTATACTTCTTCAAAATCCAGATATCACTACTTCTGCAAGAGTTGCAACGGCAATAAATGAAAAGTTTTCTGTAAAACTTGCAAAAGCAGTTGATCCCGCATCTGTTAGAGTACAGATACCCGATGCATTTTCAGATGATATTATTACCTTTTTGTCCATAATAGAGGAACTTGAGGTTATACCTGACCAAGCTGCAAAGGTTGTCATAAATGAAAGAACGGGCACGGTAATTTTTGGTGGCAATATAAAGATCTCTGATTTTACCCTCAGCTATGGAAACTTTGTTGTGAGTATAAAAAATGGGGAAATTGATGGGCAGGAAGCTACAATTTCAAACCTAATTTCCGCGTTAAAGGCATTAGGTGCTACACCGCAGGATATAATAGGTATCATTGAGGAGCTTCACAAAGCAGGGGCAATTTATGCAGAGGTAAAGGTTATGTGA
- the mtaB gene encoding tRNA (N(6)-L-threonylcarbamoyladenosine(37)-C(2))-methylthiotransferase MtaB has protein sequence MRVSVLTYGCKLNQYESELMAEKLENEGYIVVNEEVESDIFVINSCVVTNEATRKIKQQIRRLKRKFPGAKVVVTGCYSQLGFEELEKEGVDLVLGNNEKKYIDKYLRESGVFVDKAYWNRNTLEDEFVFSSLAERTRAFIKVQDGCTNTCSYCAIRFARGNRIRSKPVELVVSEVLRLVNKDYKEIVITGLNLGKFGKDIDSSLHELLRSLVKIKGDFRIRLSSINPEDLDEELINLIGTEEKICNHLHIPLQSGSTDVLKNMRRNYTQDDYLRVVGSIRKIDPNFSITTDIMVGFPGESEKDFEETLKVVREVLFSKVHAFRYSDRPNTLASKMSKKVPGNVKKERVEVLEKVSTSVAKDYRKRLVGRKAKVLIESYKNKIYSGYDEYYVLHETSHGEFGKIENVTIQAVTDEGVISKKYERKVSNR, from the coding sequence ATGAGAGTCAGCGTTCTTACATACGGTTGTAAATTGAATCAATATGAATCAGAACTTATGGCCGAAAAGCTTGAAAATGAAGGATATATAGTGGTAAACGAGGAAGTAGAATCGGATATTTTTGTAATAAATAGTTGTGTTGTTACAAACGAGGCGACAAGAAAGATAAAGCAACAGATAAGAAGACTAAAGAGGAAATTTCCAGGAGCAAAGGTAGTAGTAACAGGGTGTTATTCTCAACTTGGATTTGAAGAATTAGAAAAAGAAGGCGTTGATCTTGTACTGGGAAATAATGAAAAAAAATATATTGATAAATATTTAAGAGAATCTGGTGTTTTTGTAGATAAGGCGTACTGGAATAGGAATACTTTGGAAGATGAATTTGTTTTTTCATCCCTTGCAGAGAGAACACGTGCATTTATTAAAGTCCAGGATGGTTGTACCAATACATGTAGTTATTGTGCAATAAGGTTTGCAAGGGGAAACAGAATTAGAAGTAAACCGGTTGAGTTGGTTGTAAGTGAGGTTTTAAGGCTTGTAAATAAGGATTACAAAGAAATTGTAATCACAGGATTGAATCTTGGAAAATTTGGTAAAGATATTGATTCTTCTTTGCATGAGCTGTTAAGAAGTCTTGTTAAAATAAAGGGTGATTTTAGAATTAGATTGAGTTCGATAAATCCTGAAGATTTAGATGAAGAGTTAATAAATTTGATAGGAACAGAAGAAAAGATTTGTAATCATCTTCACATTCCTCTTCAAAGTGGAAGTACAGATGTATTGAAAAATATGAGAAGAAATTATACTCAAGATGATTATTTAAGAGTTGTTGGTAGTATAAGAAAAATTGATCCTAATTTTTCGATTACAACAGATATAATGGTTGGATTTCCTGGAGAAAGCGAAAAAGACTTTGAAGAAACTTTGAAAGTTGTTAGAGAAGTTTTATTTTCAAAGGTTCATGCCTTTAGATATTCTGATAGACCTAACACACTTGCTTCAAAGATGTCTAAAAAAGTGCCTGGAAATGTAAAAAAAGAAAGAGTTGAAGTTTTAGAAAAAGTAAGCACATCAGTTGCAAAGGACTATAGAAAAAGACTTGTTGGAAGAAAAGCAAAAGTTTTAATTGAAAGTTATAAAAACAAGATATATTCAGGATACGATGAATACTACGTGTTACATGAAACTTCCCACGGAGAATTCGGTAAGATAGAAAATGTAACAATACAGGCGGTAACCGACGAGGGAGTGATTTCTAAAAAGTATGAACGAAAGGTCTCTAATAGATAA
- a CDS encoding ATP-binding cassette domain-containing protein — protein sequence MKNTKKVNLEAVDFSGFSNNVPLFENITFSLKEGEILVLYGPRGSSKSALLRSFSRLNEEVYDDIKYTGSAFVCQQDLFSYSIKEIRNLVLYVDTNFFEALDYLSFGEFLELATGNEMLSFDDYIPLLDDFGILKALSDKFNTKLSTFYVLEKISALLFVAYLKKSKVIILDCILDHLDDEHLNKISKILRKSVVSEEKSLIIATRFFKRFLPLADLFISMKNGKIEFRGEPREYTIAR from the coding sequence ATGAAAAACACAAAAAAGGTAAATCTTGAAGCTGTTGATTTTTCAGGTTTTTCCAATAATGTTCCGCTTTTTGAAAACATTACTTTTTCGTTAAAAGAAGGAGAAATTCTTGTCCTTTACGGTCCACGTGGCTCTTCAAAATCTGCCCTTCTACGCTCTTTTTCACGTTTGAACGAGGAAGTATACGATGATATTAAATATACGGGTAGCGCTTTTGTTTGTCAACAAGATTTATTTTCCTATAGCATCAAAGAAATTAGAAACCTTGTTTTGTATGTTGATACTAATTTCTTTGAGGCTCTTGATTACTTGAGCTTTGGTGAATTTTTGGAGCTTGCTACAGGTAATGAAATGCTTTCTTTTGATGATTACATACCCCTTTTGGATGATTTTGGGATTTTAAAGGCATTAAGTGATAAGTTTAATACAAAGCTTTCTACATTTTATGTACTTGAAAAAATTTCTGCCCTCCTTTTTGTAGCCTATCTAAAAAAATCCAAGGTGATAATATTGGATTGTATTCTTGATCACCTTGATGATGAACATTTGAATAAAATTTCCAAAATTTTAAGAAAAAGCGTAGTTTCAGAGGAAAAATCACTAATAATTGCAACGCGTTTTTTTAAACGCTTCTTGCCTCTTGCTGATTTGTTTATTTCCATGAAAAATGGTAAAATTGAATTTAGGGGAGAGCCAAGAGAGTATACGATTGCGAGGTGA
- a CDS encoding flagellar basal body L-ring protein FlgH, with product MKKILTVFLVFFAFFIFANSIYNPNSKFSNIIASPRASKVGDVVNILVYESPRFSTSSEVDSFKNTILGAISSGSKILGSDLSGFLPIKDSDKVKSSNKSQTSVILQITAVVKKVDEYGNLYVEGRKNIKVGNDLREIIITGWVNPDMISAKNTVNSTDLMDAQIWENGKIIFEDDPNEGSWLGLILSSLAELFR from the coding sequence ATGAAAAAGATTTTAACAGTATTTTTGGTGTTTTTTGCATTTTTTATTTTTGCTAATTCTATATATAACCCTAATAGCAAATTTTCTAATATAATTGCAAGTCCACGTGCATCAAAGGTAGGAGATGTTGTAAATATACTGGTGTATGAGTCTCCGAGATTTTCGACAAGTTCTGAGGTAGATTCTTTTAAGAATACAATTCTTGGTGCAATAAGTAGTGGATCAAAAATACTTGGAAGTGATCTTTCAGGATTTTTACCGATAAAGGATTCAGATAAAGTGAAAAGTTCTAATAAAAGTCAAACAAGTGTTATTTTGCAGATAACTGCGGTTGTTAAAAAGGTAGATGAGTACGGTAATTTATACGTTGAGGGTCGTAAGAATATAAAAGTTGGTAATGATTTAAGAGAGATTATTATTACAGGATGGGTCAATCCCGATATGATTTCAGCAAAAAATACCGTTAATTCAACAGATTTGATGGATGCACAAATCTGGGAAAATGGGAAAATTATATTTGAAGATGATCCAAATGAAGGAAGTTGGCTCGGACTTATTTTATCATCTCTTGCAGAACTCTTTAGATGA
- the flgA gene encoding flagellar basal body P-ring formation chaperone FlgA: MRKGILFILLLPILSLSMYIQFLDVATVTRNEVTVFDVAATYTQIDATSLQNIVLAYLPENSSTDINIKYILQRLSRVATQIEATPTVGTVRVVFPNLVTNESSMSTLTVEEALKIATEVALSMLPANSTVEVTSTYGEIVDHNSFDYDVIQSVGGSFLVRFALKKDGRTRGYFNVNLIGKCIRKIPVAARNINYGEQVNMDDVAFADVNIFSLRGTPLDVSKLPMISRKYFKVGEPLFEEYFERVPDVVVGQVIVGYVELPGVIVKTMLRALESGNVGDVIKARNIESGKIVYGVIVKGPMLKVVEVSK, encoded by the coding sequence GTGAGAAAAGGTATTTTGTTTATTTTGTTGCTACCTATTCTATCTCTTTCCATGTACATACAGTTTTTGGATGTTGCAACGGTTACAAGAAATGAAGTTACAGTATTTGATGTGGCGGCAACTTATACTCAAATCGATGCGACAAGCCTTCAAAATATTGTTTTAGCATATCTTCCTGAGAATTCTTCAACCGATATTAATATAAAGTACATACTTCAAAGACTTTCAAGGGTGGCAACTCAAATCGAGGCCACCCCTACTGTTGGTACTGTAAGGGTTGTATTTCCAAATCTTGTAACTAATGAAAGTAGTATGTCTACTCTAACTGTTGAGGAGGCACTAAAAATTGCAACAGAGGTTGCACTCTCAATGCTTCCAGCAAATTCAACTGTAGAAGTTACTTCAACGTATGGCGAGATTGTCGATCACAATAGTTTTGATTACGATGTAATTCAATCTGTTGGCGGGAGTTTTTTGGTAAGATTTGCTCTAAAGAAAGATGGTAGAACCAGAGGATATTTTAACGTTAACCTAATAGGAAAATGTATTAGGAAAATTCCCGTAGCTGCGAGAAATATTAATTACGGAGAGCAGGTTAATATGGACGATGTAGCCTTTGCAGATGTAAATATATTTTCTTTAAGGGGAACACCGCTTGATGTATCGAAGCTTCCAATGATTTCTAGAAAGTATTTTAAAGTTGGTGAACCTCTGTTTGAAGAGTATTTTGAAAGAGTTCCAGATGTGGTGGTTGGTCAGGTTATAGTGGGATATGTAGAATTGCCTGGTGTTATCGTAAAAACAATGCTTAGGGCGCTTGAGAGTGGAAACGTAGGAGACGTGATTAAGGCAAGAAATATAGAAAGTGGAAAGATAGTGTACGGAGTTATAGTGAAAGGACCTATGTTAAAGGTCGTGGAGGTGTCGAAATGA
- a CDS encoding aminotransferase class IV, protein MNERSLIDKILNGIVVYETVRIYDGKPFAIREHYKRLINSLSYLGREDEVSLDDFEKEIERNISFDRVKVYAIVSDKVELYSVGENILTKRVESVKIDISNVRHADPSSIPPNFKSLSRADVFLARQNKGDNYDVILLGQKGQVCEGSFSNVFLVKDGKLITPSLESGILEGITRTFVIDMLKENGYTVEEKIVEVKELFYADEIFLTHTSMGIVPVNYLGKFSLKTELSEKLSMMFEEYLHAKIG, encoded by the coding sequence ATGAACGAAAGGTCTCTAATAGATAAGATACTTAACGGAATAGTTGTATATGAAACTGTTCGTATATATGATGGAAAACCTTTTGCGATTAGAGAGCATTACAAAAGGCTAATTAATTCTTTATCGTATCTTGGAAGAGAAGATGAAGTAAGTTTAGATGATTTTGAAAAAGAAATTGAGAGAAATATTTCCTTTGACAGGGTAAAGGTATATGCAATTGTGAGTGATAAGGTGGAGCTTTATTCTGTTGGCGAAAATATATTAACTAAAAGGGTAGAAAGTGTCAAAATAGATATTTCAAATGTAAGACATGCCGATCCATCGTCAATACCACCTAATTTTAAATCACTTTCAAGAGCAGATGTTTTTCTTGCAAGGCAGAACAAGGGTGATAACTACGATGTGATACTGTTAGGTCAAAAGGGGCAGGTATGTGAGGGAAGTTTTTCCAATGTTTTTTTAGTTAAAGATGGTAAATTAATCACTCCTTCACTTGAAAGTGGGATTTTAGAAGGTATTACAAGAACGTTTGTTATAGACATGCTAAAAGAAAATGGTTATACAGTAGAGGAAAAAATAGTCGAGGTAAAGGAACTGTTCTATGCAGATGAGATTTTTCTTACACATACGAGCATGGGTATAGTTCCTGTAAACTATCTTGGAAAGTTTTCCTTAAAAACAGAACTTTCTGAAAAACTTTCAATGATGTTTGAGGAGTATCTTCATGCAAAGATTGGGTGA
- a CDS encoding rod-binding protein: protein MDVSKVSQNTVNQINVDKLKKVSEEFVANFFFQIFRKMYDTIPKSSLIPESFGEKWFRENMLYEYSKMAAKNDLKDLSMSVYRSLGGKVYNQIPNTKK from the coding sequence ATGGATGTTTCAAAGGTCTCACAAAATACTGTAAATCAAATAAATGTTGACAAATTAAAAAAGGTTTCAGAAGAATTTGTAGCAAATTTTTTCTTTCAAATCTTTAGAAAGATGTACGATACTATTCCAAAATCGTCTTTGATTCCGGAAAGTTTTGGCGAAAAATGGTTTAGGGAAAATATGTTGTATGAGTATTCTAAGATGGCTGCAAAAAATGATCTGAAGGATTTAAGTATGAGTGTGTATAGATCACTAGGTGGAAAGGTGTACAATCAGATTCCAAATACAAAAAAATAA